One genomic window of Monodelphis domestica isolate mMonDom1 chromosome 1, mMonDom1.pri, whole genome shotgun sequence includes the following:
- the LRRTM2 gene encoding leucine-rich repeat transmembrane neuronal protein 2, whose amino-acid sequence MGLHFKWPLGAPMLAALYAMSVVLKMLPALGMACPPKCRCEKLLFYCDSQGFHSVPNNTDKGSLGLSLRHNHISELERDQFASFSQLTWLHLDHNQISTVKEDSFQGLYKLKELILSSNKISYLPNTTFSQLLNLQNLDLSFNQLSSLHPELFYGLRKLQTLHLRSNSLRTIPVRLFWDCRSLEFLDLSTNRLRSLARNGFAGLIKLRELHLEHNQLTKINFAHFLRLSSLHTLFLQWNKISNLTCGMEWTWGTIEKLDLTGNEIKAIDFTVFETMPNLKILLMDNNKLNSLDSKILNSLRSLTTVGLSGNLWECSPKICALATWLSGFQGRWEHSILCHSPDHTQGEDILDAVYGFQLCWNLSTTVTAMSTSYKDPTTEYTKRISSSSYHVGDKEIPTTAGIAVTTDEHFPEPDNAIFTQRVITGTMALLFSFFFIIFIVFISRKCCPPTLRRIRQCSMIQNHRQLRSQTRLHMSNMSDQGPYNEYEPTHEGPFIIINGYGQCKCQQLPYKECEV is encoded by the exons ATGG GCTTACATTTCAAGTGGCCATTAGGGGCTCCTATGCTGGCAGCGCTATATGCAATGAGTGTGGTTTTAAAAATGCTGCCTGCCTTGGGCATGGCTTGTCCACCAAAATGCCGCTGCGAGAAGCTGCTCTTTTACTGTGACTCTCAGGGGTTTCACTCAGTGCCAAACAACACTGACAAGGGCTCTCTAGGTTTGTCACTGAGGCACAATCACATTTCTGAACTTGAAAGGGATCAATTTGCAAGCTTCAGTCAACTTACTTGGCTCCACTTAGACCATAATCAAATTTCAACAGTTAAAGAAGATTCTTTTCAAGGACTCTATAAACTTAAGGAATTAATCCTAAGTTCCAACAAAATATCTTACTTACCAAACACAACTTTTAGCCAACTGCTTAACCTGCAAAATTTGGACCTATCTTTTAATCAGTTATCATCTCTGCATCCAGAACTGTTCTATGGCCTTCGGAAGCTGCAAACCTTACATTTGCGTTCCAATTCCCTGCGGACCATTCCCGTTCGCCTTTTCTGGGACTGTCGTAGTTTGGAGTTTCTGGATTTGAGCACAAATCGTTTGAGAAGTTTGGCTCGCAATGGATTTGCAGGATTAATCAAACTGAGAGAGCTTCACCTAGAGCACAACCAGCTGACAAAGATTAATTTTGCTCATTTCCTACGGCTAAGCAGTCTGCACACACTCTTCTTACAGTGGAACAAAATTAGCAACTTGACATGTGGGATGGAGTGGACCTGGGGCACCATAGAAAAGCTTGATTTGACTGGAAATGAAATCAAAGCCATCGATTTCACAGTGTTTGAAACCATGCCTAATCTTAAAATACTTCTAATGGATAACAACAAGCTAAACAGCCTGGATTCCAAGATCTTAAATTCTCTCAGATCCTTAACTACAGTTGGCCTCTCTGGCAATCTGTGGGAATGCAGCCCCAAAATATGTGCACTGGCCACATGGTTGAGTGGTTTCCAAGGTCGGTGGGAGCATTCAATACTGTGCCACAGCCCAGACCACACCCAGGGAGAGGATATTCTAGATGCAGTTTATGGATTTCAGCTTTGCTGGAATTTATCAACTACTGTCACTGCCATGTCTACAAGTTATAAAGATCCAACCACTGAATACACAAAAAGAATAAGCTCATCAAGTTACCATGTGGGAGACAAAGAAATCCCAACTACTGCAGGCATAGCAGTTACTACCGATGAACACTTTCCTGAACCAGACAATGCCATCTTCACTCAGCGGGTAATTACAGGAACAATGgctttattgttttctttcttttttattatttttatagtgttCATCTCCAGGAAATGCTGCCCTCCTACTTTGAGAAGAATTAGGCAGTGCTCAATGATTCAAAACCACAGGCAACTCCGATCCCAAACACGACTCCATATGTCAAATATGTCAGATCAAGGACCATATAATGAATATGAACCCACCCATGAAGGACCCTTCATCATCATTAATGGTTATGGACAGTGCAAGTGTCAGCAGCTGCCATATAAAGAATGTGAAGTATAA